One Cryobacterium roopkundense genomic region harbors:
- a CDS encoding AI-2E family transporter: protein MREKDAQTPTPVRTPARTLLNDRLGWMGLRSGQILLVIALAAVVIFGLVQLKLVVIPVLIAIILASALSPVVNWQRRRGMPALLATWTTLLVSIAAFGAIITLIVFAVRDQWDELFSSASEGLDRLQRFVMQGPIEIDATQIDDARAAVVDFFTSSQFGTGALAGAGVVAELLTGTVLLLVILFFFLKDGDRIWAFFLTPLNGSRAERGRRIGSTAPRVLGGYVRGTAIVALVDALAIGTGLAILQVPLALPLAVLVFLGAFIPLIGATLAGVLAALVALVAHGPVIALIVIIIVIAVNQLEGNLLQPVVMAQSLKLHPLVILFALTAGTIVAGIVGAVLAVPIAAVAWSIAKVWNDPEASRQAPTASPPAPPAVSKRRPRRR, encoded by the coding sequence ATGCGAGAAAAAGACGCCCAGACCCCGACGCCTGTCCGCACGCCTGCCCGTACTCTCCTGAACGACCGATTGGGGTGGATGGGACTGCGGAGTGGCCAGATTCTGCTGGTTATCGCGCTGGCCGCCGTGGTGATCTTCGGTCTCGTTCAGCTCAAACTTGTCGTTATTCCAGTGCTCATCGCCATCATTCTGGCCTCAGCCCTGAGCCCGGTTGTCAATTGGCAACGCCGCCGGGGGATGCCCGCCCTGCTGGCAACCTGGACGACCCTGCTCGTGAGTATCGCCGCCTTCGGTGCCATCATCACGCTGATTGTCTTTGCTGTTCGCGATCAATGGGATGAACTGTTCAGCTCCGCGTCGGAAGGTTTGGACCGGCTTCAGCGCTTTGTGATGCAGGGACCGATCGAGATCGATGCGACGCAGATCGATGACGCCCGAGCAGCCGTCGTCGATTTCTTCACCAGCAGTCAATTCGGTACGGGAGCTCTCGCCGGGGCGGGCGTGGTGGCCGAACTCCTGACGGGCACTGTCCTCCTCCTGGTTATCTTGTTCTTTTTCCTTAAGGATGGCGACCGTATCTGGGCGTTCTTCCTCACGCCGCTGAACGGCAGTCGGGCTGAGCGCGGCCGCCGTATCGGCAGCACGGCTCCGCGCGTGCTGGGCGGCTACGTTCGCGGAACGGCGATTGTCGCCCTCGTGGATGCCTTGGCCATCGGCACCGGACTGGCGATCCTGCAGGTGCCCCTTGCCCTGCCCCTCGCGGTGCTCGTTTTCCTGGGCGCTTTCATTCCTTTGATCGGCGCCACGCTGGCGGGGGTGCTCGCGGCCCTTGTCGCGCTGGTGGCGCACGGGCCTGTGATCGCCCTGATCGTGATCATCATCGTCATTGCCGTCAACCAGCTCGAGGGAAACCTGCTCCAGCCCGTTGTGATGGCCCAGTCACTCAAACTGCATCCGCTGGTGATCCTGTTTGCCCTGACGGCGGGAACTATCGTGGCCGGCATCGTCGGGGCCGTGCTGGCCGTGCCGATTGCCGCGGTCGCCTGGTCGATCGCGAAGGTGTGGAACGACCCAGAAGCGTCCCGCCAGGCACCCACTGCATCGCCCCCTGCGCCGCCCGCTGTGTCCAAACGGCGCCCCCGCAGACGCTGA
- a CDS encoding DUF167 domain-containing protein has product MTATINLTVHVKPGSRKGPLVVADQGVENSLTVFLQQRAVEGAANDALVALLATHFGVAKRDVVVVRGHTSRIKRVRVDRS; this is encoded by the coding sequence GTGACGGCCACGATCAACCTGACCGTGCATGTGAAACCGGGCAGCCGCAAGGGCCCCCTGGTGGTCGCCGATCAGGGTGTGGAGAACTCCCTCACAGTCTTCCTGCAACAGCGAGCCGTGGAGGGCGCCGCGAACGACGCCCTCGTGGCGCTGCTGGCCACACACTTCGGTGTGGCAAAACGCGACGTGGTCGTCGTGCGGGGCCACACCTCACGCATCAAGCGCGTGCGGGTCGACCGCTCCTAA
- a CDS encoding FAD-binding oxidoreductase, with product MSVVAHLQAELGSIVSVDAADLAASRTDKSGWTAAGTPLAVVRAITVQHVQAVLRIATEYRIPVITRGAGTGLAGGACGSAGTIVLNVAGMSRILEIRPEDELAVVEPGVINQHLNDALAEHGLWFAPDPASKAISTVGGNIATNAGGLLCAKYGVTREAVLALTVVLADGTLLHTGHRTVKGVTGYDLTALLTGSEGTLGVIVEATVRVRAIPIGTAVTVAAVFTDVAAAAGAAAAITAARLGPAVMELIDPVALAIVARYLGPAGSAGLPLASGAFLLVQTDGPGALGEAEQVATVMGSQGGDVRLSTDEESGERLLAIRRAMHPALEQHGTVLIEDVSVPRSRMKEMFEVIAGISARTGVSIPVIAHAGDGNLHPNFVIPIDPLRGTDDPLVPDNVWAAADEMFRAALALGGTLTGEHGVGVLKRRWLADELGEASFDLQRRLKAVFDPLGILNPGTMFER from the coding sequence ATGAGCGTTGTGGCACATCTTCAGGCCGAGCTGGGATCGATCGTGAGCGTGGACGCCGCCGACTTGGCGGCGAGCCGCACGGACAAATCGGGCTGGACGGCGGCGGGAACGCCGCTGGCGGTGGTGCGCGCGATCACGGTGCAGCACGTTCAGGCGGTGTTGCGCATCGCGACGGAATACCGGATTCCGGTTATCACGCGTGGTGCAGGCACCGGTTTGGCGGGCGGGGCCTGCGGCAGCGCTGGAACAATCGTGCTCAACGTGGCCGGCATGAGCCGCATCCTCGAGATTCGTCCCGAAGACGAACTCGCCGTGGTGGAGCCAGGGGTGATCAACCAGCACCTCAACGACGCCCTCGCCGAGCACGGCCTGTGGTTCGCTCCTGATCCGGCGAGCAAGGCCATTTCCACGGTGGGTGGCAACATCGCCACGAATGCCGGGGGGCTGCTGTGTGCCAAGTACGGAGTGACCCGGGAGGCTGTGCTCGCCCTCACCGTCGTGCTCGCGGACGGAACGCTGCTGCACACGGGACACCGCACGGTGAAGGGCGTCACGGGCTACGACCTCACGGCGCTGCTGACCGGGTCTGAAGGCACGCTGGGTGTCATTGTCGAAGCCACCGTGCGGGTGCGGGCCATTCCGATCGGGACGGCCGTAACCGTGGCCGCGGTCTTTACCGATGTGGCCGCGGCGGCCGGCGCAGCCGCTGCCATCACCGCTGCTCGCCTGGGACCGGCAGTGATGGAGCTGATCGACCCGGTCGCGCTCGCCATCGTGGCCCGCTACCTCGGACCTGCCGGGTCGGCGGGACTGCCGCTCGCCAGCGGGGCGTTTTTGCTCGTGCAGACCGATGGGCCGGGCGCCCTCGGTGAGGCCGAACAGGTGGCAACGGTAATGGGTTCACAGGGGGGAGACGTGCGGCTGTCGACGGATGAGGAATCGGGCGAGAGGCTGCTCGCCATTCGCCGAGCGATGCATCCGGCTCTGGAGCAACACGGCACGGTGCTCATCGAAGACGTGTCCGTGCCTCGGTCGCGCATGAAGGAGATGTTCGAGGTCATTGCGGGGATCAGCGCGCGCACGGGCGTGTCTATCCCGGTGATTGCGCACGCGGGCGACGGCAATCTGCACCCCAACTTTGTCATCCCGATCGATCCCCTCCGAGGCACTGACGACCCCCTCGTGCCGGATAATGTGTGGGCGGCGGCCGACGAGATGTTTCGTGCGGCGCTCGCCCTGGGGGGTACCCTGACGGGCGAACACGGCGTGGGTGTGCTCAAGCGACGCTGGCTGGCGGACGAACTCGGGGAGGCGAGCTTCGACCTGCAACGACGGCTCAAGGCCGTCTTTGATCCGCTCGGAATCCTCAACCCCGGCACGATGTTCGAGCGCTGA
- the rpsO gene encoding 30S ribosomal protein S15: MALEADAKKAIIEKYATHPGDTGSPEVQIAMLTQRILDLTEHLKEHKHDHHSRRGLLLMVGQRRRLLGYLSDIDITRYRTLIGSLGLRR, translated from the coding sequence ATGGCACTCGAAGCCGATGCTAAGAAGGCGATCATCGAAAAGTACGCTACCCACCCAGGCGACACAGGGTCCCCCGAAGTTCAGATTGCGATGCTCACGCAGCGCATTCTGGACCTGACGGAGCACCTGAAGGAGCACAAGCACGACCACCACTCACGTCGTGGCCTGCTTCTCATGGTTGGTCAGCGTCGTCGTCTGCTCGGTTACCTGTCCGATATCGACATCACTCGGTACCGCACACTTATCGGCAGCCTCGGCCTGCGTCGCTAG
- a CDS encoding PrsW family intramembrane metalloprotease, whose product MSDVQPTLESVPEVWTAAVRPSRAGTVALAGVGLALAGLALLLVFVYLATFLGPVEAASGLLLALIPLTVVLLAVRWVDRWDPEPRPALWFAFLWGAGVSVVTALLFDLGVQITIASSGGALAASDFASSVVQAPFVEEIAKGVGILVLFWVARRHFDGPLDGVVYAATIAAGFAFSENIQYFGVAMMEGGAGSLGMTFLLRGVFSPFAHVMFTICTGVALGLAARRTTRRSHLVFFVLGLIPAIALHALWNGAFFVFVGDANLLAYYFFVQVPLFIAAILVVVFLRRQEARVTLRRLHEYAVAGWFTAAEVSMLATATGRRQALAWAKSQPQGRKRAMRSFITDATRLAFAREHLVNGHDGPAERAHEARLLGALQQDRAEVLA is encoded by the coding sequence ATGAGCGACGTTCAACCAACTCTCGAGTCGGTCCCCGAAGTGTGGACCGCCGCGGTTCGGCCGTCGCGAGCCGGAACGGTGGCGCTCGCGGGTGTGGGCCTCGCGCTCGCCGGGCTGGCGCTGCTCCTCGTTTTCGTCTACCTGGCGACGTTTCTCGGGCCGGTGGAGGCTGCATCCGGTCTGCTTCTCGCGTTGATTCCCCTCACTGTGGTGTTGCTGGCCGTCAGGTGGGTCGACCGCTGGGATCCGGAGCCCCGTCCGGCCCTGTGGTTCGCGTTCCTGTGGGGCGCGGGGGTATCGGTCGTGACGGCCCTGCTTTTCGATCTGGGAGTGCAGATTACGATCGCCTCGAGTGGCGGCGCGCTCGCCGCCAGTGACTTCGCGTCGTCTGTCGTGCAGGCCCCCTTCGTGGAGGAGATCGCGAAGGGTGTGGGGATACTCGTGCTGTTCTGGGTGGCTCGCCGGCATTTCGACGGCCCTCTCGACGGGGTCGTCTATGCGGCAACCATCGCCGCGGGCTTCGCCTTTTCGGAGAATATCCAGTATTTCGGGGTGGCCATGATGGAGGGCGGCGCCGGCAGTCTCGGCATGACGTTCCTGTTGCGCGGGGTTTTCTCGCCGTTCGCGCACGTGATGTTCACGATCTGTACCGGCGTCGCGCTCGGCCTTGCCGCTCGCCGGACCACCCGGCGAAGCCACCTGGTGTTTTTCGTGCTGGGACTCATTCCGGCCATTGCCTTGCACGCGCTGTGGAACGGCGCGTTCTTCGTGTTTGTGGGGGATGCCAACCTGCTGGCCTACTACTTCTTCGTGCAGGTTCCACTGTTCATCGCGGCGATCCTGGTGGTGGTCTTCCTGCGCCGGCAGGAGGCGCGTGTCACCCTGCGACGACTGCACGAGTACGCGGTGGCGGGCTGGTTCACGGCGGCCGAGGTGTCCATGCTCGCTACCGCGACCGGGCGACGCCAGGCCCTGGCTTGGGCTAAATCGCAACCTCAGGGCAGGAAGCGGGCAATGCGGAGCTTCATCACGGATGCCACCCGCCTCGCCTTTGCCCGAGAGCACCTCGTCAACGGGCACGACGGCCCGGCCGAGCGGGCGCACGAAGCACGGCTGCTCGGGGCCTTGCAACAGGATCGCGCCGAGGTTCTGGCCTGA
- a CDS encoding pyridoxamine 5'-phosphate oxidase family protein codes for MDIDDVKPIRILTEDESWNALLSASLGRLAVSVGGVPDIFPVNFVAADRRLLFRTAEGTKLLELTINNQVAFETDGVGRDEAWSVVVKGTASVVEKHSEIDAADQLPLHPLIPTLKYIYVEITPTEIQGRRFQLGPEPDRY; via the coding sequence ATGGACATCGATGACGTCAAACCGATTCGCATTCTCACCGAAGACGAGAGTTGGAATGCCTTGCTCTCGGCCAGCCTCGGACGCCTGGCTGTCAGCGTCGGTGGAGTTCCCGATATCTTCCCGGTGAATTTCGTGGCCGCCGACCGCCGCCTGCTCTTTCGAACCGCAGAGGGCACAAAACTCCTCGAGCTGACGATCAACAACCAGGTTGCCTTCGAAACGGACGGCGTGGGTCGCGACGAGGCGTGGAGTGTCGTGGTGAAAGGCACCGCGAGCGTGGTGGAGAAGCACTCTGAGATCGACGCGGCAGACCAGCTGCCGCTTCATCCGCTGATCCCCACCCTGAAATACATCTACGTGGAGATCACGCCGACGGAGATTCAGGGGCGGCGTTTTCAGCTCGGCCCAGAGCCTGACCGGTACTGA
- a CDS encoding FKBP-type peptidyl-prolyl cis-trans isomerase: protein MIDLNSKPEIDFPEGAAPEQLEIDDIVVGDGAEATPGATVDVHYLGVEFASGDEFDSSWNRGQSINFPLRSLIAGWQQGIPGMKVGGRRKLVVPPHLAYGPAGSGHRLSGQTLIFVIDLLGVS from the coding sequence ATGATAGATTTGAATTCCAAGCCCGAAATCGACTTCCCGGAGGGCGCAGCGCCCGAACAGCTTGAGATCGACGACATCGTCGTCGGTGACGGCGCGGAGGCAACGCCCGGAGCCACCGTCGACGTGCACTACCTCGGCGTCGAGTTCGCCTCCGGCGATGAATTCGACTCGTCGTGGAACCGCGGCCAGTCGATCAACTTCCCGTTGCGTTCGCTCATCGCCGGCTGGCAGCAGGGCATTCCCGGCATGAAGGTCGGCGGCCGTCGTAAGCTCGTCGTGCCGCCCCACCTCGCCTACGGACCCGCAGGTTCGGGCCACCGGCTCTCCGGTCAGACCCTGATCTTCGTGATCGACCTTCTGGGCGTCAGTTAG
- a CDS encoding AlkA N-terminal domain-containing protein — MTIHSAEQPAESPRTHKTRPDLADPVFARRYRAMSSRDGRFDGQFITGVHSTGIYCRPSCPAVTPKPANVSFYLTAAAAHEAGLRACKRCQPDAVPGSPGWNLRDDLAARAMRLITDGAIERDGVPGLAAQLGYTPRHLTRVLVAELGAGPLALARAHRAQTARVLLVNTALSAADVAFAAGFGSVRQFNDTIAAVYERTPTELRSRHARPGVREPGQAESGLGPGGTAITLHLPARAPFDGRGLLAFLGTRAVDGVETATVGTYCRTLRLPQGPAVVRLSLAGSDAAPLVTCSARLTSLADLAPLVSRVRRLLDLDADSLAIDRVLGADPALAAVLRATPGIRVPGSMDPQETLFRALIGQQVSVAAARTTLSRLTSTLGEPLDAAAVRLDEPHLLFPSSDRIAAEGRQVLRGPAARINAIVRVAEELVRGNLVLSWGDTRAELEAKLTALPGIGPWTAGYVALRVLGSPDILLTSDLAIRHGASHLGLPADARNLAARGLEWAPWRSYAGMHLWRAAGAPPFPQPVPPVDPL; from the coding sequence ATGACAATCCACTCGGCGGAACAACCGGCAGAGAGTCCCCGGACGCACAAAACGCGCCCCGACCTCGCCGATCCAGTCTTCGCCCGGCGGTATCGGGCCATGTCCTCCCGCGACGGCCGATTCGACGGGCAGTTCATCACCGGCGTTCACTCCACCGGGATCTACTGCCGCCCGAGCTGCCCGGCGGTAACCCCCAAGCCGGCAAACGTCTCGTTCTACCTGACCGCTGCGGCCGCGCACGAGGCGGGGCTCCGCGCCTGCAAGCGCTGCCAGCCCGACGCCGTCCCCGGGTCGCCGGGGTGGAACCTGCGCGATGATCTCGCCGCACGCGCCATGCGCCTCATCACCGACGGCGCCATCGAGCGCGATGGCGTGCCGGGGCTGGCCGCCCAGCTCGGCTACACGCCACGCCATCTCACCCGCGTGCTCGTGGCGGAACTCGGTGCGGGACCCCTCGCCCTGGCGAGGGCTCACCGGGCACAGACGGCTCGGGTGCTCCTCGTGAACACGGCGCTCTCCGCCGCGGACGTGGCGTTTGCCGCGGGGTTTGGCAGCGTTCGACAATTCAACGACACGATCGCCGCGGTGTATGAACGCACCCCGACGGAGCTGCGCAGCAGGCACGCCCGTCCGGGGGTTCGCGAGCCGGGCCAAGCGGAGTCCGGGCTCGGACCCGGCGGCACCGCGATCACGCTGCACCTGCCCGCGCGGGCGCCATTCGACGGCCGCGGGCTGCTGGCCTTCCTCGGCACACGCGCCGTGGACGGTGTCGAGACGGCGACGGTGGGAACCTATTGCAGAACCCTCCGACTCCCCCAGGGACCGGCCGTCGTCAGGCTCTCCCTCGCCGGATCGGATGCCGCACCCCTCGTGACTTGCTCGGCTCGCCTCACCAGCCTCGCCGATCTCGCGCCTCTGGTGAGCCGAGTGCGCCGCCTCCTCGACCTCGACGCGGATTCACTCGCCATCGATCGAGTGCTCGGCGCCGATCCGGCTCTTGCCGCAGTCCTGCGCGCCACCCCAGGCATTCGTGTTCCCGGCAGCATGGACCCGCAGGAGACCCTGTTCCGGGCGCTCATCGGCCAGCAAGTCTCCGTCGCCGCCGCTCGAACCACCCTCTCCAGGCTCACGAGCACACTGGGCGAGCCGCTCGACGCCGCGGCGGTGAGGCTCGACGAACCGCACCTCCTGTTCCCGAGCAGCGACCGCATCGCCGCAGAGGGCCGCCAGGTCTTGCGCGGGCCCGCGGCGCGCATCAACGCGATCGTGCGCGTAGCGGAGGAACTTGTGCGCGGTAATCTCGTGCTCTCCTGGGGCGACACTCGGGCCGAGCTTGAAGCCAAGCTCACTGCGCTTCCCGGTATCGGCCCCTGGACCGCCGGTTACGTCGCGCTCCGGGTTCTCGGTAGCCCTGACATCCTGCTCACGAGCGACCTCGCCATCCGTCACGGAGCATCGCATCTCGGTCTGCCCGCGGACGCCAGGAATCTGGCGGCCAGAGGCCTCGAGTGGGCCCCGTGGCGCAGTTATGCGGGAATGCACCTGTGGCGGGCAGCCGGGGCTCCGCCGTTCCCTCAACCGGTCCCCCCAGTCGATCCCCTCTAA
- a CDS encoding BCCT family transporter, whose protein sequence is MSAPSPTPPARREKTPQRRFVVPAPRVFYPALGIILAVVIVAISFPARTGATLQTLQSWVVAGLGPYYIILVAAFVVFAVWMGASRFGDIKLGTDEDKPEFGLMSWFSMLFAAGMGIGLVFWGMSEPLTFFTNPKPGVGGSAQELAAAAMNQTFLHWGFHAWAIYAVVGLALAYSIHRKGRPVSIRWALEPLLGDRVRGRLGDAIDVIAIVGTLFGVATSLGLGVKQIAAGLSHLGVVGEVNNTLLVILIIVITAIATLSVVSGVGKGIKWLSNINLGMAGLLLVAVLLLGPTLYLLRVLVESIGGYFQNVVGLTFDAGSFTGQAGLDWQGAWTIFYWGWWISWAPFVGVFIARISRGRTVREFIAGVLLVPTLVTFVWFAVMGGSVIKQAWAGDGGGLFDPEVGIIPENVLFDFLSGLPLGGVLSVIAVLVIAIFFITSADSGSLVIDMLASGGDTNPPKWSRIMWAGLGGVVAIALLLAGGLAALQTGAILTAIPVSLVMIGMCIATYKAFREEHEILVSAERRQRREELARRIGKTVTAHLEENFDDHFGDQVDAHVEAAMTEEGTRRRRGFLGRRAKD, encoded by the coding sequence GTGAGCGCACCGTCCCCAACACCGCCCGCCCGACGGGAGAAGACTCCCCAACGCAGATTCGTCGTTCCTGCACCCCGAGTGTTCTACCCGGCGCTCGGAATCATCCTCGCCGTCGTCATCGTCGCGATCAGCTTTCCAGCGCGAACCGGTGCGACCCTGCAGACCCTGCAGAGCTGGGTAGTGGCCGGGCTCGGCCCGTACTATATTATCCTCGTCGCGGCCTTCGTGGTCTTTGCGGTGTGGATGGGCGCGAGCCGCTTCGGTGACATCAAGCTCGGGACAGACGAAGACAAGCCAGAGTTCGGGCTGATGTCGTGGTTCTCGATGCTCTTCGCAGCGGGTATGGGAATCGGCCTCGTGTTCTGGGGCATGTCGGAACCGCTGACCTTCTTCACGAACCCCAAGCCCGGCGTCGGCGGAAGCGCCCAAGAACTTGCCGCGGCCGCCATGAATCAGACCTTCCTGCACTGGGGATTCCACGCCTGGGCGATCTACGCCGTCGTCGGACTGGCCCTCGCTTACTCGATCCACCGCAAAGGCCGCCCGGTTTCCATCCGTTGGGCGCTCGAGCCGCTGCTCGGTGACAGGGTGCGTGGCCGCCTCGGGGACGCGATCGACGTAATCGCCATCGTGGGAACCCTCTTCGGTGTTGCCACCTCGCTCGGCCTCGGCGTCAAGCAGATCGCAGCGGGACTGAGTCACCTCGGTGTCGTGGGCGAAGTCAACAACACCCTGCTCGTCATTCTCATCATCGTGATCACCGCCATCGCCACCCTGTCGGTCGTGAGCGGCGTGGGCAAGGGCATCAAGTGGCTCTCCAACATCAACCTCGGCATGGCCGGGCTGCTCCTGGTCGCCGTGCTGCTTCTTGGTCCCACTCTCTATCTGCTTCGCGTGCTGGTGGAGTCGATCGGCGGATACTTCCAGAACGTGGTCGGGCTCACCTTTGACGCCGGTTCGTTCACCGGGCAGGCCGGTCTCGACTGGCAGGGCGCCTGGACCATCTTCTATTGGGGCTGGTGGATCTCGTGGGCGCCGTTCGTCGGCGTCTTTATCGCGCGGATTTCCCGCGGCCGCACCGTTCGCGAGTTCATTGCCGGCGTGCTGCTCGTTCCCACGCTCGTGACCTTCGTTTGGTTCGCGGTGATGGGTGGAAGCGTCATTAAGCAGGCCTGGGCCGGCGACGGCGGCGGACTCTTCGACCCCGAGGTCGGAATCATTCCCGAGAACGTGCTCTTCGACTTTCTGAGCGGACTGCCGCTTGGGGGAGTGCTGTCGGTCATCGCGGTTCTCGTGATCGCCATCTTCTTCATCACGTCGGCCGATTCCGGTTCGCTCGTGATCGACATGCTGGCCTCCGGCGGCGACACCAACCCGCCCAAGTGGAGCCGCATCATGTGGGCGGGTCTCGGCGGAGTCGTGGCCATCGCCCTGCTGCTGGCGGGCGGGCTCGCGGCCCTGCAGACGGGTGCCATCCTGACGGCCATCCCGGTGAGCCTCGTGATGATCGGAATGTGCATCGCAACCTACAAAGCATTCCGCGAGGAACACGAAATTCTGGTCAGCGCGGAGCGCCGCCAGCGACGCGAGGAACTAGCCCGACGCATCGGCAAGACCGTCACCGCGCATCTCGAAGAGAACTTTGACGATCACTTCGGTGATCAGGTCGACGCGCACGTCGAAGCCGCGATGACCGAAGAGGGCACGCGCCGTCGACGCGGCTTCTTGGGACGGCGTGCCAAGGACTGA
- a CDS encoding LLM class flavin-dependent oxidoreductase, with product MRFGIVILPQRSWREARADWMGAEAYGFDHAWTYDHLSWRTLAAEPWHATIPTLTAAAAVTSRIRLGTFVSSPNFRHPVPFAKEIATVDDVSSGRFVLGVGSGGTGFDAVTLGQDAYTPGQRHERFAEFVADLDVLLRHESPGSEGISFDGDWFTAVNARMVGTPAQQPRVPFVVAANGPKGLGLVTRFGAGWATTGKDGTDGEAWWSSVRGLVNQLEDAAHAAGRDPLSIDRSLSLDSGGSYSVQSLGAFETAVGRAAELGFTDVISHWPRPQGVYAGDRNILDQIAGRLDGLR from the coding sequence ATGCGTTTTGGAATCGTTATCCTCCCCCAGCGCTCCTGGCGGGAAGCCAGGGCCGACTGGATGGGCGCCGAAGCCTACGGATTTGACCACGCGTGGACCTACGACCACTTGTCGTGGCGCACGCTCGCGGCTGAACCGTGGCACGCCACAATTCCCACACTCACCGCGGCCGCTGCGGTCACGTCTCGTATCCGGCTCGGTACCTTCGTGTCGTCACCGAACTTTCGGCACCCCGTGCCGTTCGCCAAGGAAATAGCCACTGTAGATGACGTTTCCAGCGGCCGCTTCGTGCTCGGCGTCGGGTCGGGCGGAACTGGGTTCGACGCCGTCACACTCGGCCAGGATGCCTACACTCCCGGGCAACGTCATGAGCGCTTCGCCGAATTCGTCGCCGACCTCGATGTGCTCCTGCGGCACGAGTCGCCGGGCAGCGAGGGAATCAGCTTCGATGGGGACTGGTTCACGGCCGTGAACGCGCGCATGGTGGGAACGCCGGCGCAGCAGCCGCGGGTTCCCTTCGTGGTCGCGGCGAATGGACCGAAGGGGCTGGGGCTCGTAACCCGTTTCGGTGCCGGCTGGGCGACCACAGGGAAAGACGGCACGGACGGCGAAGCCTGGTGGTCAAGCGTGCGAGGGCTTGTGAACCAGCTCGAGGACGCGGCACATGCAGCCGGGCGCGACCCGCTCTCGATCGACCGCTCACTCTCGCTCGATAGCGGCGGCAGCTATTCGGTGCAGAGTCTGGGGGCGTTTGAGACGGCGGTCGGCCGCGCCGCCGAGCTCGGCTTCACGGATGTGATCAGCCACTGGCCCCGCCCGCAGGGCGTCTACGCCGGTGACCGGAATATTCTCGACCAGATAGCGGGGCGCCTGGACGGCCTCCGGTGA
- a CDS encoding 2,3-butanediol dehydrogenase, producing the protein MKAARFHGPQDIRIEEVPEPKLRPGAVAIDVAWCGICGSDLHEYLDGPIFVPPAGHPHPLSHEEAPVTLGHEFSGTITALGDGVTGLTVGENVVVEPYFVCDECAQCLAGNYHLCVKMGFIGLSGGGGGLSEKVVVDERWVHPIGDIPLDQAALIEPLSVAHHAFVRSGAKAGDTALVGGAGPIGLLVAAVLKANGVTVIMSELSEARKDKARSTGVADHVIDPSSEDLIARVRELTGGNGADVCFECTSVNVVLNQLFDAVRPAGVVVNVSIWGKPASIDMQKLVLKEIDLRGTIAYVRDHPTTIKLVQDGKIDLAPFITSRIGLDDLLTEGFDTLINRNETAVKIIVHP; encoded by the coding sequence ATGAAGGCAGCCCGGTTCCACGGCCCACAGGACATCCGGATTGAAGAAGTCCCCGAACCGAAGCTTCGGCCGGGAGCGGTCGCCATCGACGTGGCCTGGTGCGGCATCTGCGGATCCGATCTGCACGAATACCTCGATGGCCCCATCTTCGTCCCGCCGGCCGGCCACCCGCATCCGCTCTCTCATGAGGAAGCGCCCGTCACCCTCGGCCACGAATTTTCAGGCACCATCACCGCCCTCGGCGACGGGGTCACCGGCCTGACGGTCGGCGAGAACGTGGTGGTGGAACCATACTTCGTCTGTGACGAGTGCGCCCAGTGCCTGGCCGGCAATTATCACCTCTGCGTGAAAATGGGCTTCATCGGCCTGTCCGGAGGCGGTGGGGGGCTCAGCGAGAAGGTCGTCGTGGACGAACGCTGGGTACACCCCATCGGTGACATCCCCCTCGATCAGGCCGCTCTCATCGAGCCGCTCTCGGTGGCGCACCACGCTTTTGTGCGAAGCGGGGCCAAGGCCGGCGACACGGCCCTGGTCGGCGGTGCCGGCCCGATCGGGCTTCTCGTTGCCGCCGTCCTCAAGGCCAACGGCGTGACGGTGATCATGAGCGAGCTCAGCGAGGCGCGTAAGGACAAGGCACGGTCGACCGGAGTCGCCGACCATGTCATCGACCCGAGCTCAGAAGATCTCATTGCCCGCGTGCGGGAGCTCACCGGAGGCAACGGCGCGGATGTGTGCTTCGAGTGCACGAGCGTGAATGTCGTCCTCAACCAGCTCTTCGATGCGGTGCGCCCCGCCGGCGTCGTCGTGAACGTGTCGATCTGGGGCAAGCCCGCCAGCATCGACATGCAGAAGCTGGTGTTGAAGGAGATCGACCTGCGTGGCACCATCGCCTACGTGCGTGACCACCCCACCACGATCAAGCTCGTGCAGGACGGCAAGATCGACCTCGCCCCGTTCATCACCAGCCGCATCGGTCTCGACGACCTACTGACGGAGGGCTTCGACACCCTGATCAACCGCAACGAGACCGCGGTCAAGATCATCGTGCATCCCTAA